Proteins from a single region of Amycolatopsis sp. CA-230715:
- a CDS encoding DNA polymerase III subunit gamma and tau, with protein MALALYRKYRPATFAEVVGQEHVTEPLRTALAAGRINHAYLFSGPRGCGKTSSARIMARSLNCAKGPTPDPCGECSSCVALAPEGPGSIDVTELDAASHGGVDDARELRDRAFYAPAESRYRVFIIDEAHMVTTQGFNALLKIVEEPPEHLIFIFATTEPDKVLTTIRSRTHHYPFRLIPPSAMRELLERNVAAEGVPVEPAVFPLVIRAGGGSARDTQSVLDQLLAGAGADGVTYERAMSLLGVTDVALIDDMVDGLSADDATAVFGTVEKLAEAGHDPRRFATDLLDRLRDLVLLRAVPDAGTRGLVAAPSEELARMSAQAERIGLATLSRYGEIVHNGLLEMRGATAPRLLLELLCARMLLPAVSDDEASVLQRLERLERRATVSGPLANAPQQAAPPQAAPQAPAPERSYQRPSQRPAEPAQPAPEPQAPAKPAPAPTGQAASLPPRPVPQSAPEPAPAPEPQPEPEAEPAPSGGIDAAAVRRVWPQLLSAIRKSSRSTEAMLTQATVLSVEGSEVTLTHSAEPLARRLSDPSNADKIAAALGEVLGGHWKVRCVHGTAAAKAPAAPKQAPRQNPQPEQQSRSYQRPSASAPPAPSAQEAAPPAPPPQAQQQPPKPKSLPEPDIPLPPEPDDEEMHAEEGGPIPDMPAGAAAPSVDAEEAAHKLLQEHLGARPLE; from the coding sequence GTGGCTCTCGCGCTGTACCGCAAGTACCGTCCGGCGACCTTCGCCGAGGTCGTCGGCCAGGAGCATGTCACCGAACCCCTGCGCACCGCGCTCGCGGCCGGTCGCATCAACCACGCGTACCTGTTCTCGGGTCCGCGCGGGTGCGGCAAGACGTCCAGTGCCCGCATCATGGCGCGCTCGCTCAACTGCGCCAAGGGCCCGACGCCGGACCCGTGCGGCGAGTGCTCCTCGTGCGTCGCGCTCGCGCCGGAAGGCCCCGGCAGCATCGACGTCACGGAGCTGGACGCGGCCAGCCACGGTGGCGTCGACGACGCTCGCGAGCTGAGGGATCGCGCGTTCTACGCGCCCGCCGAATCCCGCTATCGCGTGTTCATCATCGACGAAGCGCACATGGTCACCACGCAGGGTTTCAACGCGCTGCTGAAGATCGTCGAAGAACCGCCCGAACACCTGATCTTCATCTTCGCCACCACCGAGCCGGACAAGGTGCTCACCACCATCCGCTCGCGGACGCACCACTACCCGTTCCGGCTGATCCCGCCGAGCGCCATGCGGGAGCTGCTCGAACGCAACGTCGCGGCCGAAGGCGTGCCGGTGGAGCCCGCCGTGTTCCCGCTCGTGATCAGGGCTGGCGGCGGTTCCGCGCGCGACACCCAGTCCGTGCTGGACCAGCTGCTCGCGGGCGCGGGCGCGGACGGTGTCACCTACGAGCGCGCGATGTCGCTGCTCGGCGTCACCGACGTCGCCCTGATCGACGACATGGTCGACGGGCTTTCCGCCGACGACGCGACGGCCGTGTTCGGCACGGTCGAGAAGCTCGCGGAGGCGGGGCACGACCCGCGCCGGTTCGCCACCGACCTGCTCGACCGCCTGCGCGACCTGGTGCTCCTGCGCGCGGTGCCGGACGCGGGCACCCGCGGGCTGGTCGCCGCGCCGTCCGAGGAGCTGGCGAGGATGTCCGCGCAGGCCGAGCGGATCGGCCTCGCCACGCTGTCCCGCTACGGCGAGATCGTCCACAATGGACTGCTGGAGATGCGGGGCGCGACCGCGCCGAGGCTGCTGCTGGAGCTGCTGTGCGCGCGGATGCTGCTGCCCGCCGTTTCCGATGACGAGGCTTCCGTGCTGCAGCGGCTGGAACGGCTCGAACGCAGGGCGACGGTTTCCGGTCCGCTAGCGAACGCGCCTCAGCAGGCCGCGCCGCCGCAGGCCGCTCCCCAGGCTCCCGCACCGGAGCGGTCGTACCAACGGCCTTCGCAGCGCCCGGCGGAACCCGCCCAGCCCGCTCCGGAACCGCAGGCACCGGCCAAGCCCGCGCCCGCGCCGACCGGGCAGGCGGCGAGCCTGCCGCCACGCCCGGTGCCGCAGAGCGCACCGGAACCCGCGCCCGCTCCGGAACCGCAGCCGGAACCCGAGGCCGAGCCCGCTCCCTCGGGCGGGATCGACGCCGCCGCGGTGCGCCGAGTGTGGCCGCAGCTCCTGTCCGCGATCCGCAAGAGCAGCCGCAGCACCGAGGCGATGCTGACGCAGGCGACCGTGCTCAGCGTCGAAGGATCCGAGGTCACGCTGACGCACAGCGCCGAGCCGCTGGCCCGCCGCCTTTCCGATCCTTCCAACGCGGACAAGATCGCGGCCGCGCTCGGCGAAGTGCTCGGCGGACACTGGAAGGTGCGGTGCGTGCACGGCACCGCGGCGGCGAAGGCGCCCGCCGCGCCGAAGCAGGCACCCCGGCAGAACCCGCAGCCGGAGCAGCAGTCGCGGTCGTACCAGCGTCCGTCCGCGTCCGCGCCGCCCGCGCCGTCCGCGCAGGAAGCGGCGCCGCCAGCTCCGCCGCCGCAGGCGCAGCAGCAGCCGCCCAAGCCAAAGTCGTTGCCGGAGCCGGACATCCCGCTCCCGCCGGAGCCCGACGACGAGGAAATGCACGCCGAGGAAGGCGGTCCGATCCCGGACATGCCCGCCGGAGCCGCGGCCCCGTCGGTCGACGCCGAAGAGGCCGCGCACAAGCTCCTCCAGGAACACCTAGGCGCCCGCCCCCTCGAGTGA
- a CDS encoding serine/threonine dehydratase: MTTCLPAAADVAAAATAIRPYVRRTPLMRVTIDGRPLVLKLEHLQLGGSFKLRGATNALLSGDRPDRVVTASGGNHGLGVATAARLLGIPATVYTPRSVPEAKARRIVAAGAELIRHGDTYAEAAAAARAVTGARYLPAYDDPAVIAGQGTVAAEVVEEAPEVDAVVVAAGGGGLAAGTALAIGDRVCVVAEPERCCSVHAALEAGEPVDVPVDSVASSALGATSIGEAPFAVLRTARTVSVLVSDAEIVAARDRLWEDFRLAVEPAAAVPFAAWLGGRFDADLPCLVLCGANADWSPS; the protein is encoded by the coding sequence ATGACGACCTGCCTTCCCGCCGCGGCGGACGTCGCGGCCGCGGCCACCGCGATTCGCCCCTACGTGCGCCGTACGCCGCTGATGCGCGTGACGATCGACGGCCGCCCGCTCGTGCTCAAGCTCGAACACCTCCAGCTCGGCGGCTCGTTCAAGCTGCGGGGCGCGACGAACGCGCTGCTCTCGGGCGACCGTCCGGACCGGGTGGTGACGGCGTCCGGCGGCAACCACGGTCTCGGCGTGGCGACGGCGGCGCGGCTGCTCGGGATCCCGGCGACGGTGTACACGCCGCGTTCGGTGCCGGAAGCGAAGGCGCGCCGGATCGTCGCCGCGGGTGCCGAGCTGATCAGGCACGGCGACACCTACGCCGAAGCGGCGGCTGCGGCGCGGGCCGTGACCGGGGCGCGGTACCTGCCCGCCTACGACGATCCGGCGGTCATCGCCGGGCAGGGCACCGTCGCCGCGGAAGTCGTCGAAGAGGCACCGGAGGTGGACGCCGTCGTGGTCGCCGCGGGTGGGGGCGGGCTCGCGGCGGGCACCGCGCTGGCGATCGGGGACCGGGTTTGCGTGGTGGCCGAACCGGAGCGCTGCTGCTCCGTGCACGCCGCGCTCGAAGCCGGTGAGCCGGTGGACGTGCCGGTCGACTCCGTCGCCTCCTCGGCGCTGGGGGCGACGAGTATCGGCGAAGCGCCCTTCGCGGTGCTTCGCACGGCGCGGACTGTGTCGGTGCTGGTGTCGGACGCCGAGATCGTCGCGGCGCGGGACCGGTTGTGGGAGGACTTCCGGCTGGCGGTCGAACCCGCCGCGGCGGTGCCCTTCGCCGCCTGGCTCGGCGGCCGGTTCGACGCGGACCTGCCGTGCCTGGTGCTGTGCGGGGCGAACGCCGACTGGTCCCCTTCCTGA
- a CDS encoding zinc finger protein has product MLQWQQAEGLRHALEGRAPAEGASFVALCGIRATVTRADIPELGGHWFDPTCLPCERAWLAR; this is encoded by the coding sequence ATGTTGCAGTGGCAGCAGGCGGAGGGGTTGCGCCACGCGCTGGAGGGGCGGGCGCCCGCCGAGGGAGCGTCCTTTGTCGCGCTGTGCGGGATCCGCGCAACCGTGACCCGCGCCGACATTCCCGAACTCGGCGGCCACTGGTTCGACCCGACCTGCCTGCCCTGCGAACGCGCGTGGCTCGCGCGATGA
- a CDS encoding YbaB/EbfC family nucleoid-associated protein has protein sequence MVQPGGGMPDMQAILQQAQQMQQQLVSAQEELARTEVTGTSGGGLVTATVTGDLELRNLEIDPKVVDPEDTETLADLVVAAVRDATASAQKLQGEKLGPLAGGLGGGGGMPDLGSFGLPG, from the coding sequence ATGGTGCAACCCGGTGGCGGAATGCCCGACATGCAGGCCATCCTGCAGCAGGCGCAGCAGATGCAGCAGCAGCTCGTCTCCGCGCAGGAAGAGCTGGCGCGCACCGAGGTAACCGGCACCTCGGGCGGCGGCCTCGTCACCGCGACCGTGACCGGCGACCTCGAGCTGCGGAACCTCGAAATCGACCCGAAGGTGGTCGACCCCGAGGACACCGAAACCCTCGCTGACCTGGTGGTCGCCGCCGTCCGTGACGCCACGGCCAGCGCGCAGAAGCTGCAGGGCGAGAAGCTGGGCCCGCTCGCGGGCGGCCTCGGCGGTGGCGGGGGCATGCCCGATCTCGGCAGCTTCGGCCTGCCGGGCTGA
- a CDS encoding helix-turn-helix domain-containing protein, which produces MPRKPPGVKAKGLGARLRVCREEAGLSLREASEAVDWDKSTLSRLETGKRNVNADEVAQLLGVFRVRGQVKKEIMALARTLEEPGWWDQGTEGLPKESVTLAEYEDMATRITDWAPLLIPGLLQTPDYLRAWLLSSGSNPAGIDARIAMRAKRQQILRTPLTYVAYLGEAALRTLVGDAATLARQLATLREVGRRDNVSIRVVPSNAGPHAGQLGSFMTLEFPSAPPVVLVELLRSSIFMDEQRQTEPYFATLPRLADVAMSETESARLITHLQTRLKDHGGAGSLG; this is translated from the coding sequence GTGCCACGGAAACCACCTGGGGTCAAAGCGAAGGGGCTCGGCGCGCGGTTGCGCGTATGCCGGGAGGAAGCCGGTCTCAGCCTCCGCGAAGCGAGCGAGGCAGTGGATTGGGACAAGTCCACGCTGTCCCGGTTGGAAACCGGTAAGCGGAACGTGAACGCGGACGAGGTCGCGCAATTGCTCGGAGTGTTCCGGGTCCGAGGCCAGGTCAAGAAAGAAATCATGGCTTTGGCTCGCACCCTGGAAGAGCCGGGCTGGTGGGATCAAGGAACCGAGGGCCTGCCGAAGGAATCGGTCACCCTGGCCGAATACGAGGACATGGCCACCAGGATTACGGACTGGGCTCCGCTGTTGATACCCGGCCTGCTCCAGACCCCGGACTACTTGAGAGCTTGGTTGCTGAGCAGCGGCTCCAACCCGGCGGGTATCGACGCTCGCATCGCCATGCGAGCCAAGCGGCAGCAGATCTTGCGCACTCCGCTTACTTACGTCGCATACCTCGGTGAGGCTGCTCTTCGCACGCTCGTTGGTGACGCCGCAACGTTGGCTCGCCAACTTGCGACACTGCGAGAAGTCGGCAGGCGCGACAATGTCTCGATCCGTGTCGTGCCAAGCAATGCTGGCCCTCATGCTGGGCAACTCGGATCTTTCATGACACTGGAGTTTCCATCCGCGCCGCCGGTCGTGCTGGTTGAACTGCTCCGATCGAGCATCTTCATGGACGAGCAACGGCAGACCGAGCCTTACTTCGCCACATTGCCCCGGCTTGCCGACGTTGCGATGAGTGAGACAGAATCGGCTCGTCTCATCACTCATTTGCAGACGAGGTTGAAAGACCATGGTGGAGCGGGTTCGTTGGGTTAA
- a CDS encoding N-acetylmuramoyl-L-alanine amidase, which yields MVPVLALAALLVAGCDGGSQTSAPPPSSSSFAPSPPSSSSASSSAAAPPAAKNQPVVVLDPGHNGGNGANARAINRQVPAGRGATKPCNTTGTSSNAGYTEHAFTLDVARKVNAALSARGVRVVMTRQDDEGIGPCVDERAKIGNSAGAAAVVSIHADGSNSSGAKGFHVAYSSPPLNDEQGAPSRKLTEALRTGMLGAGFPTANYIGHDGEAPRADLAGLNLSTRPSALVECGNMRNSGEAAAMSTSDGRQKYADAIAAGILAFLGR from the coding sequence ATGGTTCCGGTACTCGCGTTGGCCGCCCTCCTCGTAGCGGGCTGTGACGGCGGCAGCCAGACCAGCGCGCCGCCCCCGTCCTCGTCTTCTTTCGCGCCTTCGCCGCCTTCTTCGTCATCGGCTTCTTCTTCCGCTGCTGCTCCGCCTGCCGCGAAGAACCAGCCGGTGGTGGTGCTGGACCCCGGGCACAACGGCGGCAACGGCGCGAACGCGCGCGCGATCAACCGGCAGGTGCCCGCGGGCCGCGGTGCGACGAAACCGTGCAACACCACGGGCACGTCGTCGAACGCCGGGTACACCGAGCACGCGTTCACCCTGGATGTGGCGCGCAAGGTGAACGCCGCGCTGTCCGCCCGCGGGGTCCGCGTGGTGATGACACGGCAGGACGACGAGGGGATCGGCCCGTGCGTCGACGAGCGGGCGAAGATCGGCAACTCCGCCGGGGCCGCCGCCGTGGTGTCCATCCACGCCGACGGCTCGAATTCCTCCGGCGCCAAGGGATTCCACGTCGCGTACTCGTCACCGCCGCTGAACGACGAGCAGGGCGCGCCGTCGCGGAAGCTGACGGAAGCGCTGCGCACGGGAATGCTCGGGGCCGGTTTCCCTACGGCGAACTACATCGGCCACGACGGCGAAGCCCCGCGCGCGGACCTGGCCGGGTTGAACCTGTCGACGCGCCCGTCGGCGTTGGTGGAATGCGGGAACATGCGCAACTCCGGCGAAGCGGCGGCTATGTCCACTTCGGACGGACGCCAGAAGTACGCCGACGCGATCGCTGCCGGAATCCTCGCCTTCCTCGGCCGCTGA
- a CDS encoding DUF397 domain-containing protein: MVERVRWVKSSRSGDNSNCVEVALGETVRVRDTKDRDGGTLHLPALSWGQFAAALARPE, encoded by the coding sequence ATGGTGGAGCGGGTTCGTTGGGTTAAATCCAGCCGCAGCGGTGACAACTCCAACTGCGTCGAGGTTGCGCTGGGTGAGACAGTGCGAGTCCGCGACACGAAGGACCGCGATGGCGGCACACTGCACCTCCCCGCCCTCTCGTGGGGCCAGTTCGCCGCCGCACTCGCCCGCCCCGAGTAG